A region of the Synergistes jonesii genome:
GAAATCGGTGACCGGTCTCGACTCCTTCCCGCTCCTTGCGATCCCCTTCTTCATCTTAGCCGGAGCGCTGATGTGCAACGGAGGCATCTCGCGCCGCTTAGTCAACCTGGCGGAGAGCTTAGTCGGCTACATCACCGGCGGGCTGGCGATGGTGACGGTGCTCGCCTGCATGTTCTTCGCGGCGATCTCCGGCTCCGGCCCGGCGACGGTCTCCGCTATCGGCTCCTTCATGATCCCCTCGATGAAAGAGCGCAAATACGACGCCGGCTTCGCCGCGGCCATCACGGCGGCGGCGGGGACGATAGGCGTCATCATACCGCCCTCCATCCCCTTCGTCATCTACTGCATAGTCGCCCAGTGCTCGATCGGCGACATGTTCATCGCCGGCATCGTCCCGGGCGTCATTATAGGCGCCGCGCTGATGCTCGTATGCTACTGCACGGCGAAAAAACACAACTACCTGAGCGTCTCCGAACGCCCGAAATTCTCTACCGTCGTCAAGGCCTTCAGAGAAGCCTTCTGGGCGCTGCTCGTCCCCGTGATAATCCTGGGCGGCATCTACGGGGGGATATTCACGCCGACGGAAGCGGCGGTCGTAGCCGTCGTCTACTCCGTAGTCATAGGCAAATTCGTCTACAAAGAACTCGACGGCAAAACCCTCTACGAATGCCTGCGCACGACGGGGCTGATAAACGGCGCCACGGAATTTATGATAGGGCTCTCGATGGCCTTCGCGAGCTACCTTGCGATGGCCCAGATCCCGGCCCACATAGCCGCCTGGATGACCGGCCTCGCGCACAGCCCGATCATACTGATGATGGTGATAAACGTATTCCTGCTGATACTGGGCTGCTTCGTCGACAACATAGCGGCCGTGATAATCCTCACGCCGATACTGCTGCCTGTCGTCAAGACGATAGGCATGGACCCGATACACTTCGGGCTCATCATCACGGTCAACCTGGCGTGCGGCTTCATCTCGCCGCCGTACGGAATAAACCTTTTCGTCGCGTCCGCGATATCGGGCGAAAGCATAGAGGACATCTCGAAGGCCATCCTGCCGTCCTTCATCGCGATGGTCCTCTGCCTGCTGCTATTCACATACTTCCCGATATTCACGATGGGGCTGCTGGACCTGCTGAGATAGCCGCCCACAAGAGGAGCTGCCGCGCC
Encoded here:
- a CDS encoding TRAP transporter large permease; this translates as MEALILFSLLIITIGLSIPIGITLGLSTGVAMWLTSDIPMTMLAQKSVTGLDSFPLLAIPFFILAGALMCNGGISRRLVNLAESLVGYITGGLAMVTVLACMFFAAISGSGPATVSAIGSFMIPSMKERKYDAGFAAAITAAAGTIGVIIPPSIPFVIYCIVAQCSIGDMFIAGIVPGVIIGAALMLVCYCTAKKHNYLSVSERPKFSTVVKAFREAFWALLVPVIILGGIYGGIFTPTEAAVVAVVYSVVIGKFVYKELDGKTLYECLRTTGLINGATEFMIGLSMAFASYLAMAQIPAHIAAWMTGLAHSPIILMMVINVFLLILGCFVDNIAAVIILTPILLPVVKTIGMDPIHFGLIITVNLACGFISPPYGINLFVASAISGESIEDISKAILPSFIAMVLCLLLFTYFPIFTMGLLDLLR